In one window of Prionailurus bengalensis isolate Pbe53 chromosome B3, Fcat_Pben_1.1_paternal_pri, whole genome shotgun sequence DNA:
- the ISM2 gene encoding isthmin-2, giving the protein MPRLPGRAGLLLGVVLLAALLAAGRALPLRKPRPRSPARLAEVSASPDPSSPREEERTPLLPRTHLQAGPRQHRRRALSEPAALSLDKASMPRTLEDTPLLLELQKLPGLANTDLTAPNPNIQVTIEVVEDPQAEVEMDLLAEPSSRWPQGASSWLSAKELFWPLFWSYLEGEEGRTNLKGRAPGEEEEEEEVEEEDYPAEYSESEDQEDNEEEEEEEEEEPGFSGATGSWEQGWLAPGDWAFKEPDGYDYELQEEWSPWSPCSGSCGSGSQRRTRPCGYACTATESRACDLPLCPGTEDKDPSGFPGEGWPPLAHNATDMLSPDVDSCEKWLNCKSDFLAKYLSQVLQDLPSCPCAYPLEAVYSAVSLQDEHRGRSFQWRDASGPREHLDVYQPTARFCLRSLVSVESSTLAAQHCCYDAGSRLLTRGKGAGAPDLVSTDFSPELHFKVDTLPWILCKGDWSRYHAVRPPNNGRACADNPPEEEYLAQLQEAKQY; this is encoded by the exons gtCTCAGCCTCCCCAGATCCCAGCTCTCctagggaagaggagaggacccccctgctccccagaaCCCACCTCCAGGCAGGGCCACGCCAACATAGGCGCCGGGCTCTCAGTGAGCCAGCAGCCCTGAGCCTGGACAAGGCGTCCATGCCAAGGACCCTGGAGGACACTCCCTTGCTGCTGGAGCTGCAGAAGCTGCCAGGATTGGCCAACACAGACTTGACTGCCCCAAACCCCAATATCCAG GTGACCATCGAGGTGGTGGAGGATCCCCAGGCGGAGGTGGAGATGGACCTATTGGCTGAGCCCAGCAGTCGCTGGCCCCAGGGTGCCTCTAGCTGGCTGTCCGCCAAGGAGCTCTTCTGGCCCCTATTCTGGAGCTACCTGGAGGGCGAGGAGGGGAGGACCAATCTCAAGGGCAGAGCcccaggggaagaagaggaggaggaagaagtggaggaggaggattACCCTGCAGAGTATAGTGAGAGTGAGGACCAGGAGGACAacgaggaagaagaggaggaggaggaggaggagcctgggTTCAGTGGGGCCACAGGCAGCTGGGAGCAGGGCTGGCTGGCCCCTGGGGACTGGGCCTTCAAGGAGCCAGACGGCTATG ACTATGAGCTTCAAGAGGAGTGGAGCCCCTGGTCTCCCTGCAGTGGGAGCTGCGGCAGCGGCAGCCAGAGGAGGACTCGGCCATGCGGCTACGCCTGCACTGCCACCGAGTCCCGTGCCTGCGACCTGCCCCTTTGTCCTG GCACCGAGGACAAGGACCCCTCGGGCTTCCCCGGTGAGGGGTGGCCACCCCTGGCCCACAATGCTACGGACATGCTCAGCCCAG atGTGGATAGCTGTGAGAAGTGGCTGAACTGCAAGAGTGACTTCCTAGCCAAGTACCTGAGTCAGGTGCTGCAGGACCTGCCCAGCTGCCCATGCGCGTACCCGCTGGAGGCCGTGTACAGCGCGGTGAGCCTGCAGGATGAGCACCGGGGCCGAAGCTTCCAGTGGAGGGATGCCAGCGGGCCTCGAGAGCACCTGGACGTGTACCAGCCCACGGCGCGCTTCTGCCTGCGCTCATTGGTGTCCGTGGAGAGCAGCACCCTGGCCGCCCAGCACTGCTGCTACGATGCGGGCAGCCGGCTGCTGACTCGGGGCAAGGGCGCCGGTGCGCCTGACCTCGTCAGCACCGACTTCTCGCCCGAGCTGCACTTCAAGGTGGACACGCTGCCCTGGATCCTCTGTAAGGGGGACTGGAGCCGCTACCACGCTGTGCGGCCTCCCAACAATGGCCGGGCCTGCGCCGACAACCCTCCTGAGGAGGAGTACCTGGCCCAGTTGCAGGAGGCCAAGCAGTACTAA